The segment ctcacatggtttcatttcaataaatattcaagtgattcaatatttcaccaaaaatcaaagattagagaaacagtccaaaaactgaaaacagatttgtgtatcagaactttgtttttttcttctttcctcgcCCATTAATCATCCTACAACCTCTCAGATTTACCTGGTGACCCATTGCAGGGGTCCAACCTCATGGTTGGGAACTACTGGACTAAACTTAACTTTATatagtagttcaaactagctccacctcaagcagcaacaacagtaacatgctgcttacacactgatgattcagtattaataatctgtCATAAAATAagtcagtcagagggaccaaaccactacttttactgcaatactttaagtacattttgccactaatacttaagtacttttacttagtaTAATTTttcatacaggacttttactggTAATGGAGtctttttacattgctgtattggtacttttactttaggatctgaatacttctttcaccactgcAAACTATTGACATATAcacaagggaaaaaaagcaagtGTGACACTGCAGAGGGAAATATGTCATGTttattgaaatatataaaatgagcCTCTTGAGTATGGCAGTATGTTGCAAACAGTTTGCTGATTCCAAAATATATCAATAGTACAAAGATGACTGTAGgaatacaaaacataaacattgtAGCCCGTATTTGACTGGACAGctgcatgcatgcatgaatGAATCCTGTGACTTACACCTATAAGCATTTCACATAATTTCCCTCAACCAGTTATTTACACTGTAGGCATAGTAAAGCTGTGCTATGACAACACATAGCCATTATCTTATATGTACCATAAATGGGGTCAAACATCAGAGTCTTTTAGGGGACAAAAAACCACTTTGGCCTCAAACTACTTCTCAATTTCAGGTTTAAGTTACAATTTTTACACCTGCTCGGACTGTGAAGTCATTGAGATGTTAAATGATACACACTGACAGAGAAGATACAAGTGAAGGATCACAACCGATGACTATGATCAACACATGTGATAGATGTACATCTCTACTACACTTGTACAGTCACTTATTCCTGGTTCCTCTTTTACAAATACTGCTggcgtgaaaaaaaaaaaaaaaaattcagaaacaCCCTTCTGTTgcctttttttaatgaatgagatatatatatatatatatatatctccaTATTTAAACTTTGGTCAACATGTAAAACTGTTACAGACAATGGCAGAAAAGTCTGAATATGTTTAACATATAATCTTCCAAGAAAAACTGGGCTTTCCATTACACAGACATACAGCTTAATTAAAGCAGGCTTGGTTTCATATGTGAATGTTACCTGTCCAGAATACACTACTGACCACATGGCTGTAAGATCCATTAATTGCAAAATCATGCTCAAAAagattgtttaatttttttaatatattttttttttttacacatattaACCCCaatttattctcatttttaaGAACAAACTTCCAAAACATACTTTCCCTAATGCAAGTGTCAACTTAACACCCAAACAAGTGCCCAAACACCTCTTGCTTTGACTGCTTTGCTTAAGAAAGTGAACATCTTGCTTCAGAGACCGAGatgcaaaggaaaaaaaaaaagaaaggaacaTTGTTCGTAAAGGATCAATAGAACCACTTAAACCAGAAACTACAAAGCACATCATCCTTGAAATAATTTCAAATCATTTGtggcagaaaataaaaaggtttgGATCCTTGCCATTGAGCTAAATTGCTAAGTGCTCACTGACTGTACAATATGCTCTGTCTTTTAAGTGCTTTTTCCATTTAGAGCtcaatacataaaaaaaaaaaaaaatagcaacatGGCAACAGGTGAAGCAAAGCAAGAGACTACACACCCCAGTTTATCTCCCACAAACCCTGATCTGTCCACCTGCCTTTTCTTCTGCAGCTTTGTCTTGAATTATTCTTAAGAAACAGGTACAAAGACTGAGGCAACAGGGGTGGATCAACCCCAGAGATAAAGAAtattcttacaaaaaaaaaaaaaaaagtcaaaaacagtGATTAACAAGATGAAGGGAACTGGACGTCCGGGTCACTCTTCAGTCTACTTTCACCGAACATCAACGCTGGTTTGTGTCATGACAATGTTATCAGGAGAGGAACAAGGAAACTTTGACTGCCAGCATGTCCGATTTCAGGGAAACACGCTGGAGCAGAAACAGGGTGTGAGAACCTGTATGcacccttcctcctcctgcttatCCTCTTCCTATTGCGGATTAGTTTTTGATCACTCCTCCGTCTCCTTCGCTTACAAAACGCTTCCGCCCTCTAGTGGACAAAACACAGTTTGAAGAGCGTGTTAGTATAATATCGTAAAGGACTGTGCAATATGAAGAATAATGAAATTAGCAgatatgaaaagaaataaatgttttgccTCTTAATACTAATTCCTAACTAACCTGGAGGGACAGGCATCTCTCAGCTGTTTGGTGATGACAGACTCCTGGTAGCAGAGATCCACAAATGTCTCCATGATAGAGTGAGCATGCGGCACATCCAGGTTGATTTCAGGGAGGTCATCGTACACACGCTGGAAACCCTGCATGGAAAAGAGCATAAGTACAAGCTTAAATGTAGAGCTGATTAGTTAACTATAAACTCAATTGGTAGAtcaacatgaaatattaattattCATGAATTGTTTAcataatttatcaagcaaaaagtGTCAAACATCCTCTGGGTCCAACTTCTCTCCATTGTGAGGATTTGGTAAAtaatttggggttttggacGATTTGCCGGACAGCAATTAGAGGACATCACATTACGCTGAGGGAAACTGTGAGAAGTGTTTTCTCATatattctgatattttaaaatcGTTATATTAATCAATGGTAAAACAATAATGGCGAGTTACAGCCCTGATTAAAttagaaaatggaaattttgttgtaaattatttcataaagaaatatttcttcaAATTAAACTACACTCATAcactttcatacaaaaaaaatttttaaaaaaaagggactGACCCTGTTCATCTGATCCACAGTGATAAGTCCCATTTTCCAAAAGGCCTGCAGCAGTTTTACCATCATATGGCTGGCAGTGTCCCCTTTCGACTCCAGCACCATCACCacagcctttaaaaaaacaaagatatacAACATAATGTGTGAAAGAGAAGTGTGCTGCACAGATGTCAAATATTAGAAAGCGACGattaaaatggtatttttaGAGATCTGTAAGTTGCACGTTTCACCACATGGTGGCAGTGTTTGCATCTACCATCTAACACTAAAAGCTACAAGACACAGTGTGAAGGAGGACAGTCAGTTTTCTTTACTTAAATTAGAGGCATCACAAATTAATATTCAGCTACAATCAAAATATCACTGAGCAAGAACATTTGTTTGGAGGACGGCAATTCCATGTTATGCAATGTGCTTCTTCATTTTAGATTGACTGATTTGGACTGAGCTGTGTTAATAGATGTAGtgcaaatgagagaaaagtCTCTGCCAAAAACAAATTGTCCTTGGCAGAAAACAGAATGACTGTCActgaagagattttttttttcccagttttgCTTTGCAATTTGCTTGCCTGACACCCAGAGAGAAAATACTTAAAGGTTCACTTTCCTGATTTTAACTTGCATCATGTTGTCATAGTGTGGGGTGAACATGTAGGAATCTAACgcaaaaattaaattttgtttgacatcaacttgttttttttctacaaatacAGGTAACACTCAATACCAACATATAATCAACATATAATCAAGTCTTGAATACCTCATAGACCAGCTCATGGTGGAAGTGGGGCACCTCCAGCTCCCGCAGACAGCGTCCTGCCTCAGACACGTCTCCTGATGTCAAGTACTCTTTAAGCAGAAGGTTCatctggaacaaaaaaaaaagaaagaagttgatttattttgtctttgttgttggGATTCTGTTTCTCTGCACAGTTGAGGATACCTTATTCAACCTTTTGTGCCAAGACCTCTACCAGTACTGTCACTGGAGGAGGTTAGGTCTATAAAGCCACTCAAAACAATTTCCTTTAATTTACCCACCACTTGGcatcatttatttaatatgGTTATGggtataaatatgtatatatacaaatTTGGGATTTAATTCAATGAGTTTATTATGTATGAACCATCACTTCACTTCACTGGAAGGCTTTCATcttgaaacagagaaaatttctatgaagaaaagaaagtatTTCATGACTACTGATGGAATAATACAATGGAAATGTGGATTGTACCATGTTTAAGTACagattattctgtttttctcccCTTCATTCCCCAGCCTTTATCTTAATCTTCAAACAGAGCTGAGCATGGAGAGCTCCATGAAACCTGAAAACACCCATCTGTGAAAAGTATTTCATCAAATACTACACAACTGTTACTCCAGCAATAACCTGACTCCTTTGAGAAATAAAACCTAGCACACAACAATTTGAAGTCagttaaaaaagataaaacatttctctctgtttggaGCTTGCTTGAATCTTTTAGTGTCTGCTTTCTTTGTTCATATTGCTTAGTTATGTCACTCGCACTGCTGAGCTGCGCACACGTCAACGAGCACTCATTCGTTTAAAACTATTTACGGAACAATTAGTCATAACACTTGAGATTGATGCAACAAGTTTAAAATCCGCTGAGCTTGACCAACACTTCAGAGTCAACTCTGGGTCTAATTCACTGAGCTGAGAGAATATGTGGCCATCTGAGCTACAGATGCACCAATACTGATATCGGATATCTGTCCGATACTGACTCAAACAGCTGGATCGGGTATCAGTGACAATGGGCCGCTCTGGTACCGGATAccattattataataaataacaattcagtaaatttatatctatgtatatatttattacatttttgttttacaaagttaggaaagcaatgtttaatTCAAGCCTGATTTTGTCTTAGacataaaagaatgatcccagtctcttccacacagtgagcCATACAGCTTATCAATTAAACACTGGTATTGGATCGGTATTCTCTATCAGCTGATACCTAAAGCCCAGGTATCGGTATCGGGGCTGAAAAAGTCAGATCAGTGCATACCTAGTCTGAACAACAACCGAACCTAAGAAAAACGAACAGGAGGGAAATGTAATATGTGAACACACAGGGCAGtgacagagaagaggaagaagaaattgAGAGGATTAGAAAGAGTGCAAGTATGAGGTCAACAACAGATTGAATCAGAAAGTGAGTGAGAGCAGCAAGATAAAGAAGTCTTGTGCCTCCTCCAGCCCATCGTGTTCCCCCTTCGGCTGCACACAACCAGGCAGGAAATCAAACCTGGACACGAAGGCCTGAGGGCTCAAGAGGTTTGCACAATGCTATATGACTGAGAGTTTACTGACAGACCAATCTCCCATTTCTAAACATCACTTAAAATGTTGCATAACTTAAGTCTACAAGATGTGCACTTGAAACTCCCACATTATCCACACCCACATTAGCAAGAAAAATTGCAGAAAATCCAGATCATGGaacaataaatgtaaacaaaacaaagctgaaaacatgtgGGGTGTtcatgaactgtgtgtgtgtgtgtgtgtgtgtgtgtgtgtgtttctcagctAAAAACTAGAATGTGCGTTTGTGTCGGCCCTTCCTGCACCCTCGTTTCTGCAATTCACACTTCTCAGGGGAGAAAAGTGCTCTGCTGACACAGCAACATAGCAGAGGGCTGGCCCGTGGCTCTCTACCCAGCATGCATTTCTGCCTTCTGTTTATATTACATAATGTCAACAGAAAAGCAGAGCCCGGTCAATACAAGTACTCTGACCTCAGGTGTGAAGGATTATTCAATCGCTTTTAATaaggaaacacaaaacaaataattagacattcatttatttatgagtTTACTTTTTAACTGGTTAACATTCTTGCTTACCTCTTTAACGAGATGTTTGACAGGTCTTAGTCCTCCGCCCACACCCCACACATTATCTAGGCGAACCATCGCTCTCTTCATGGACAGCAGCACTGCAGCGCGGTCTAAAGCCACTCTGAACAAAAGACCATAACCACAATGTCGTTAATATGACACAAAAATGCACATACATAAAGTCTAGTTTGTTTTAGAGAATAGTAAGACTCAAGTGGTTTCCTTTGTTCAGCACAGAGGTCCAAAATCACCAAAACAGCATCATAACACAgatgttttattctatttaatcATTATCTAATAATCACACTGTCTTataagagaggaagacaaaaaaactATTCCTCCTataaaagagaaggaaagacaaACAGTTTTCCTGTTGCATCAACAATCAGCATTTGCTTATCTTGCTGTTAACATTTCAAGACATCTTCTACTTTATCTGCATGTTAAACTTTGCTTGTTTTGGCTCACCTGGCATGCTCACAGTCTACTTTGCCCTTGTAACAGTCCAGGAAAGACATGGGGAGGACGTGGTCCGCTATGGCTCTGGCTATAAACTGGCCTAACATCTGAGagacacaagaaaaaacatcttttaaaaagataaaactaaCAGGCCATCTTTTCTTTCTGCCATTACAGAAAAATTTCAACAGAACtactttgaaaaaaatgacattttaaacagtTACACTCTagactgatgtgtgtgtgtgtgtgtgtgcacctctaTGGAAAATAAGAGTCACTTTTAATCTTTTAAGTGTGTTAAGCCCTGTAGTGTGTCCCCACCCTCTTATGCAGCCAACACTAAATCAACACCACCTCAGATCCGGATCTTGATTGCTACTGACTCCTCTGCATATCATTTATACCTGTGGAGCCTCAGGTGTGTCCAGTATGAGGTCTGGCAGCTCTTTGAGCATCTTGTCGAAGGCGCGGGCCATGTCACTTTGTGACAGCAGCTTCACCGACAGATCAGACAGCAGGCGGGAGGTCAGCTCTCTGTGGCTGGCCTTGCCTTCGAGGGACAGGGACACGGCCACGGAGGAGAATTCGAACTTATGGGGGCCCAGGTTGAGCTCCTTCAGTAACATCTGACAGGAGGGAGGACACGCAGACATTAAAGATTGTTATGGAGGCAACTGATCAACTCTGAATCAATAGTGTAGTCCACAACCAGCAGTTACAGACTCAATGATCTTAGAATACATGCTCTCAATTACTTGTTTCATTCATCTACTAAACCCACCGATCCCTGATCAGTATGTACTGAGTGAACTGTAGGAAAAAGGTTTAATATCAGTTAATTTACCTGGACCTCTTTTGTGTCTCCGTGTTCAAAGTACTCCTTTACGATTGGGTTGACCATTTTTCCCAGTTCCTTCTCATCTACCTCAGGCACAACTGTTGCATAAACTGTGTcccccttttaaaa is part of the Thunnus albacares chromosome 3, fThuAlb1.1, whole genome shotgun sequence genome and harbors:
- the pdcd4a gene encoding programmed cell death protein 4a isoform X2; the protein is MAADSSGMFSLDDNLTEANRPYGDDEDELNEAEVNGNWTPQEKALHEARLKAKAKRRLRKSSSRNSTSESFSESGDLAGSDPNSPKGKVNTNDRKSRTGKGRGLPKKGGAGGKGVWGAAGMVYEDEEPDVQDPNYDESAQGDTVYATVVPEVDEKELGKMVNPIVKEYFEHGDTKEVQMLLKELNLGPHKFEFSSVAVSLSLEGKASHRELTSRLLSDLSVKLLSQSDMARAFDKMLKELPDLILDTPEAPQMLGQFIARAIADHVLPMSFLDCYKGKVDCEHARVALDRAAVLLSMKRAMVRLDNVWGVGGGLRPVKHLVKEMNLLLKEYLTSGDVSEAGRCLRELEVPHFHHELVYEAVVMVLESKGDTASHMMVKLLQAFWKMGLITVDQMNRGFQRVYDDLPEINLDVPHAHSIMETFVDLCYQESVITKQLRDACPSRGRKRFVSEGDGGVIKN
- the pdcd4a gene encoding programmed cell death protein 4a isoform X1, whose amino-acid sequence is MATEVETWSTAQQADGMFSLDDNLTEANRPYGDDEDELNEAEVNGNWTPQEKALHEARLKAKAKRRLRKSSSRNSTSESFSESGDLAGSDPNSPKGKVNTNDRKSRTGKGRGLPKKGGAGGKGVWGAAGMVYEDEEPDVQDPNYDESAQGDTVYATVVPEVDEKELGKMVNPIVKEYFEHGDTKEVQMLLKELNLGPHKFEFSSVAVSLSLEGKASHRELTSRLLSDLSVKLLSQSDMARAFDKMLKELPDLILDTPEAPQMLGQFIARAIADHVLPMSFLDCYKGKVDCEHARVALDRAAVLLSMKRAMVRLDNVWGVGGGLRPVKHLVKEMNLLLKEYLTSGDVSEAGRCLRELEVPHFHHELVYEAVVMVLESKGDTASHMMVKLLQAFWKMGLITVDQMNRGFQRVYDDLPEINLDVPHAHSIMETFVDLCYQESVITKQLRDACPSRGRKRFVSEGDGGVIKN